A stretch of the Halomonas sp. CH40 genome encodes the following:
- a CDS encoding AzlD domain-containing protein, with translation MLNDPVWQLIIVCALATFATRVVPFVALSRQADHPLIIHLGRYLPPAVMLILVIYALRDLRPLTPNLAFNLSANGLPLIMASLMVAALHLWRRNALLSIGLGTASYMLMVQLGGTNL, from the coding sequence ATGCTGAATGATCCTGTGTGGCAGCTGATTATTGTTTGCGCGTTAGCCACCTTTGCCACTCGAGTCGTGCCCTTTGTGGCCCTTTCCAGGCAGGCAGATCACCCTTTGATTATCCATTTGGGCCGCTATCTTCCCCCGGCCGTGATGCTGATTCTGGTTATCTATGCTTTACGTGACCTGCGTCCATTGACACCGAACCTGGCGTTCAATTTAAGTGCCAATGGCTTACCCCTGATAATGGCAAGTTTAATGGTGGCGGCCTTGCATCTTTGGCGACGCAACGCCTTGCTTTCCATTGGGTTAGGTACCGCCAGTTACATGCTGATGGTTCAACTGGGTGGTACCAACTTATAA
- the pdxH gene encoding pyridoxamine 5'-phosphate oxidase: MKREIADIRRDYEGGQLEEAQTPDDPIALFDEWFTLAIENDEQDGNAMTLATVDNQGRPHARVVLLKDFDENGMVFFTNYHSHKGNELNAVPFAALTFWWPSLSRQVRIEGRVEQVSADESDEYFDSRPRGSQLGAWVATQSVVIPGRNWIEERQHRFEQAYEGQEIPRPIHWGGYRVIPDMLEFWQGQPSRLHDRIRYERRDGGQWHRFRLAP; encoded by the coding sequence ATGAAACGTGAAATCGCCGATATTAGACGCGACTATGAAGGTGGGCAGCTCGAAGAAGCCCAGACACCAGACGATCCCATTGCACTGTTTGATGAATGGTTCACCCTGGCTATCGAGAATGATGAACAAGACGGTAATGCCATGACTCTGGCAACGGTCGACAACCAGGGGCGCCCCCACGCACGCGTTGTGCTGTTAAAAGACTTTGATGAAAACGGCATGGTGTTTTTTACCAACTACCATAGCCACAAAGGGAACGAGCTGAACGCTGTGCCTTTTGCCGCACTGACGTTCTGGTGGCCGTCTCTCTCGCGTCAGGTGCGCATTGAAGGGCGAGTTGAGCAGGTATCTGCCGATGAGTCAGACGAGTATTTCGATAGCCGCCCGCGCGGTAGCCAACTGGGTGCCTGGGTCGCTACCCAAAGTGTTGTGATTCCAGGCCGGAACTGGATTGAAGAACGCCAGCACCGTTTCGAGCAGGCCTATGAAGGTCAGGAAATCCCACGCCCGATTCATTGGGGAGGCTATCGGGTTATACCGGATATGCTGGAATTCTGGCAGGGCCAGCCCAGCCGATTGCACGACCGGATTCGCTACGAACGCCGTGATGGTGGCCAGTGGCACCGTTTCAGGCTAGCGCCCTGA
- a CDS encoding bifunctional acetate--CoA ligase family protein/GNAT family N-acetyltransferase: MSTRFLHHFFEPRTLAVFGASEKLESLGGLVLRNIQEGGFKGKIWAVNLRGYAQVHGEDCVRHVDDLPEIPDLAVVCSPIEGVPKLIRQLGDFGVKAAVVLSGGAYLDREKGNKGSIRERMLKAARVSGIRLLGPECMGVIVPGKKLNASYASHPVKAGRVAYIGQSGMLANGMIDWAAGRDVGFSHLITVGDSVDVLLPDLIDYVNQFSPAQAILLHLERVNDAQHFMTALRDASRNRLVVAIKSGRTVESDISGMPPTPGITNRDTVFDAAFARAGVVRVDDSDELIDALETLSRMKPLKGDRLAVVSNGLGPAMLAIDKLISAGGKLAKFSVDTQHLLNERHVDITKPGENPVDLGGNATPQRFVDALEIVAADPNVDAVLVVHAPTRLAPSLETAQALVANRKKFRRNLLTSWMGLKEALNARHECNISGIPTYTSPEKAVKAFMHMVDYQRVQLLLQEIPPSLPFTTSSEIRAECRTLIKQAKEEGRQTLFHSEAAKVLEAYGIPTAPSIYVHNREEALEAAGKLKGPKALKVVHEGNCRPYRYRKHPHKVSAGLLQDLETPQEVADGVERLGEKVNEKFPQYQVREYCLQPMQRGKHSMQICAGITRDPVFGPLIVFGIGGYKVNILADRQVALPPLNMSLAADVVGRTHAASLLREHSADPQRDIHRLCQLLVKLSQMASDLTELCGLEINPLLLNRDGMIAVDFAIDLGSPARFAIMPYPEELREWVTLKNGWQVEVRPIRAEDAPLITTFHRQLSEESIRFRYFHNKSDLTNRDLSMLSHINYDRQMAFIAEHQLEDGSKEMLGVVRVWNDPDNIRTEFSVIIRDDLQGLGIGSLLMKKMIDYCRNIGTLEMIGKIMADNHPMRALMKHLGFKIRYNMEEQVIDATMLLNEPESEWQRHRLESQPD, from the coding sequence TCAGGAGGGTGGTTTCAAGGGCAAGATATGGGCGGTGAATCTGCGCGGATATGCTCAGGTACATGGAGAAGATTGTGTTCGCCACGTCGACGATTTGCCGGAGATTCCTGATCTGGCGGTTGTCTGTTCTCCCATTGAAGGGGTTCCCAAACTGATTCGCCAACTGGGTGATTTTGGCGTCAAGGCAGCGGTTGTGCTGTCCGGTGGGGCTTATCTTGATCGTGAAAAGGGCAACAAGGGCTCCATCCGTGAGCGCATGCTCAAGGCCGCCCGGGTTTCGGGCATACGCCTGCTAGGGCCTGAATGCATGGGCGTTATCGTGCCGGGTAAAAAACTCAATGCCTCCTACGCCAGTCATCCGGTAAAAGCGGGCAGGGTGGCTTATATTGGCCAATCAGGCATGCTGGCCAATGGCATGATTGATTGGGCAGCCGGGCGTGATGTGGGCTTCTCGCACCTGATTACCGTGGGTGACAGTGTGGACGTCCTGCTCCCTGACCTGATTGACTACGTGAATCAGTTTTCGCCCGCCCAGGCGATTCTCTTGCACCTTGAGCGGGTCAATGATGCTCAGCACTTTATGACGGCATTAAGGGATGCCTCCCGTAATCGCCTGGTCGTGGCTATCAAGAGTGGGCGCACCGTAGAGTCAGATATTTCTGGCATGCCGCCCACGCCTGGTATTACCAATCGCGATACGGTCTTCGATGCCGCCTTTGCCCGCGCTGGTGTGGTGCGGGTGGATGATTCCGATGAGCTTATTGATGCGCTGGAAACCTTATCACGCATGAAGCCTTTGAAAGGCGATCGCCTGGCGGTTGTTTCCAATGGTTTAGGGCCGGCCATGCTGGCGATTGATAAGCTGATCAGTGCGGGCGGTAAACTGGCAAAATTCAGCGTTGATACCCAGCACCTGCTGAACGAACGTCACGTGGATATCACCAAGCCGGGTGAAAACCCGGTTGACCTGGGGGGAAATGCCACGCCGCAGCGCTTTGTGGATGCTCTGGAGATTGTAGCCGCTGACCCCAATGTGGATGCGGTGCTGGTGGTGCATGCGCCAACGCGCCTGGCCCCCTCCCTGGAAACAGCTCAGGCGCTGGTGGCTAACCGCAAGAAGTTCCGGCGTAACCTGCTGACCAGTTGGATGGGGCTTAAAGAAGCTTTGAATGCCCGCCATGAATGCAATATCTCGGGAATTCCGACTTATACCTCGCCGGAAAAAGCCGTCAAAGCCTTTATGCACATGGTGGATTATCAGCGCGTGCAGCTATTGTTGCAGGAAATTCCGCCTAGCCTACCATTTACGACCAGCTCGGAAATTCGTGCGGAATGCCGCACCCTGATCAAGCAAGCCAAGGAAGAGGGCCGCCAGACACTCTTTCATTCAGAGGCAGCCAAAGTACTCGAAGCATACGGTATTCCTACGGCTCCGAGTATCTACGTGCATAACCGTGAGGAGGCGCTCGAGGCCGCTGGTAAGCTCAAGGGCCCCAAGGCACTCAAAGTGGTTCATGAAGGTAACTGCCGGCCTTATCGCTACCGCAAGCATCCTCACAAGGTGTCGGCCGGGCTGCTTCAGGATCTGGAAACACCCCAGGAGGTGGCCGATGGGGTCGAGCGGTTGGGCGAAAAAGTTAATGAAAAATTCCCCCAGTATCAGGTGCGCGAGTATTGCCTTCAGCCAATGCAGCGGGGCAAGCACTCCATGCAGATTTGTGCGGGCATTACCCGTGACCCTGTATTTGGCCCCTTGATCGTCTTTGGTATTGGTGGTTACAAGGTCAATATTCTCGCTGACCGCCAGGTGGCATTACCGCCGTTGAACATGAGCCTGGCAGCTGATGTTGTCGGGCGTACCCATGCAGCCTCACTGCTGCGAGAGCACTCAGCAGACCCTCAGCGCGATATTCATCGCCTTTGCCAGCTGCTAGTCAAGTTGTCACAGATGGCGTCGGATCTTACTGAACTCTGCGGATTGGAGATCAACCCCTTACTGCTCAATCGTGATGGCATGATAGCGGTGGATTTTGCTATCGATCTGGGTAGCCCGGCGCGCTTTGCTATCATGCCGTACCCTGAAGAGTTGCGAGAATGGGTAACGCTTAAAAATGGCTGGCAGGTTGAAGTGCGCCCGATTCGTGCTGAAGATGCGCCCTTGATTACCACCTTTCATCGCCAGTTATCCGAGGAAAGCATCCGTTTCCGTTACTTTCATAACAAATCGGATCTTACCAACCGTGATCTTTCAATGCTGTCGCATATCAACTATGACCGTCAGATGGCCTTTATTGCTGAACATCAACTGGAAGATGGCAGTAAGGAAATGCTGGGTGTCGTGAGGGTCTGGAACGATCCGGATAATATCCGTACCGAGTTTTCAGTGATTATTCGCGATGATCTGCAGGGGTTAGGGATTGGCAGCCTGTTGATGAAAAAGATGATTGATTACTGCCGTAACATTGGCACTCTGGAAATGATCGGCAAGATAATGGCCGATAACCATCCTATGCGAGCACTGATGAAGCACTTGGGGTTCAAGATTCGTTATAACATGGAAGAACAGGTCATTGATGCGACCATGCTGCTTAATGAGCCGGAAAGTGAATGGCAGCGCCATCGTCTGGAAAGCCAGCCCGATTGA